The region tgaatcggggttttgtctggttaatgttgtggagttgttcgtgattgttggaatttggcggtgatcggagcatatctgttagaatcggagttatggagttgattttgttgattgttgagtttggattgcttggatccggagtggattaagcgtccgacgtgattctgagcaggagtgtttaattttatgtcgcgcttacgtgttttcatttcatttcgcctagtttacgtagatctggtgtatttccgattcgtagcaagtttccggcgtccaaatttctatattctgttcgaatccaggagtatgctctgttttctgcatttatgcgtctgagttggttaggaaattgcatgggttggttgtctgcagcttttaccgtacttgctatttctggaaacatggtccccactgttagttgctttctgtttagctagattaggtaattgtttacttagtctagggagtaattgtgtctttcggatttgatgtctgattccagtaagttttctgtgtcctaggtctagcttttacatttcttgcctagatctagtgatagttaaaatctcaacccctttgcgtggcagcagccgtttgtttccatagtctcttagcactacttcgcgaatccatctctgtgggatcgaccccacttccctatactaattcatagtattcgggttgagggatttatttttgaaggggagtcgagtgtgtccaacgacaaaaacactgtagttctcttgagttcctggacccagtgatccagtggatttaaggagcgttgtgtctggaccgagctttgcattaattctcatatgtgcacacttgcttactcctgagtctagtcattcgacattagagtcgagtgaGAGGACCACCACTTCATTCTTTCACCAATTTCTCGGCTTAATAGAAGGACTTTGATAGACCAATCATGGCATCTGGAAAAGCTTCGTTTAATAAGTCTAAAAGCATATCAAATACTTTATTATTCAAGCTCCCAATACACTTTAAGTGCAACAAACGTATTTATGAATGATAGATTTGAGAATTTAGCACATCCTTCATACAATGGTTGTTGTGAACTATCAATCAACTTATGAAATTATTGTTCTTTCCCATTAGCAATTTCTGCAATCATCTGAGATCATGTATATCTATCTTCAATTGAAACTCAAAATGCATCATGAACTAAACCCCGCATATCATCAATGCCCAAACTATTATGTTTTCACTCCTAGATGAAAGACGACTAGGAAGTTCTCAATGAGCTATCCATTGGTTGTACAAACGAATAAATCCATCTACCGTCAAATGTTCAAATGCATCATCTCTATTCACAAATATACCAATTGCACAACGTTTGCATAGGCATAATATCTTATCATACATGCTTGcgttgcgaaaagcatccaaaaagTATTTAAGTCCATTTTGGCATTCCATTGTTACTCTTGACTTTGTCATCCAACTTCTATCCACATTGTTTAACAAATTCCACCAAGGctacataaataataaaattaaatatagacAACTTAGTAAAttagaaaattgattataaataaaatatcaacaaaaatatgtaaatatttttattttctaagatTAGCCATGCTCAAATCAACAAACACTTAAGAAATTCATTAGCAAAGTAGTCACAAGAGAAAATGGATGATATATTGACCTCATCAGAAAGAGGGGACAAAGAATGTTAATGGTTGCACAACCCTTAAGTCGAGAGATCGTGCATGCGAAAAGAGAGTGGATATATATCTTTCAGACTCAAATGGAGAGGTGTGAAGGATAGCAACTACCAAGAGAGAGATCATTACTATACAATacctaaactaaactaagagtaAACAAATTTTGGTAGTACTTTTTATTAATGATGTGCACATGCATCAAGCTCAACATTCCTATCAAATCTATAcagataataaattaaatatttacaacttAGTAAATTAGAAATGGATtctaaataaaaatttcaaacaaaaatatgtaaatatttttattttctaagcTTAGTCATGCTCAAATCAACAAATACTTTAAGAAATTCATTAGCAAAGTAGTCACAAGAGAAAGATGGATGTGATACCTGAGAAAGATGAGACAAAGAACAACAATGGTTGCACAACCCTTTAGTCGAAAGAGCGTGCACACGAAGAGAAATTGGATATGTTTTGGTCTCAAATGGTGAGGTGTGAAGGATAGCGGTAGCCGCCGAAAGAGATTTAATTACCGGTAAAATACCTAAGATTAAACTAAGAGCGATACTTTTCTATTAAGGTTGTGCACGCATCAAGCTCAACATTCCAATCAAATCTCTATAGAtaacaaattaaatattgacATCTTAATAAATCAGAAAATGGATTctaaagaaaaatatcaaacaaaaatatgtactcccttcattccatagtagtagtcatttttttccattttgggcgttccatagtggagtcatttcatttttagtaaaaggtaacacatttttccactcttacttttccctcttttttatttttttatctctatttttcatctctcctactttattagtatctttttatttaatacattacacaactttttcttaatctccgtaccaaaaagaaatgccccattactatagaacggagggagtaaatatttttattttctaagatTAGTCATGCTCAAATCAACAAGCGCTTGAGAAATTCATTAGCAAAGAAGTTACACGAGAAAGATGGATGAGATACTAATCTAAGAAAGATGAGACAAAGAACAAAAGTGGTTGCACAACCCTTTTGTCGAAAAAGCGTGCACACGAAGAGAGATTGGGTATCTGTTGGACTCAAATGGAGAGGTGTGAACGATAACGACAACTGCTGAGAGAGATTTAATTACTGATACAATACCTAAGATTAAACTTAAGAGTGATACAAATTttagtgttttttattaatgttgCGCACACGCATCAAACTCAACATTCCTAACAAATTTATatagataattaattaaatatttccaATTTAGTAAATTAGAAAAAGGATtcgaaataaaaatatcaaacaaaaatatgtaaatatttttattttcgaagATTATTCATGCTCGAATCAACAAGCGCTTAAGAAATTCATTAGCAAAGTAGTTACAAGAGAAATATGGATGAGATTAGAAGTGGGTCGGTATGGTATACCATACCGAGAACGTCATACTGCATATAGTACCAAAAACTGCGATATGACAAAATATCAAACCGATACCATACCGAATTTTCAGTATACCGCAATCTGACATGCcaaaaattttgtaattttttatactGTTATGTTACCGTTATTGAGGTATACTGCACTTTTACGGTATACCGAagtacggtacggtataccttagtGTCGTTATGCaacaaaaattattttatgcacaaaatatttaaaagtatgATTTCAgaggttttttctttttaattttattttatatataaatatatactccctccgtccccaaaaaatatgcacgttgggttcggcacgagttttaattcaaaattggtaaagtaggagagatgtagaaagaaaaagtaattaaaatattgttagtggagaataggcccccctcattagagagaaaagagttttcaaaattggaaagtgcatattcttgtgggacggaggaagtataatgtaatatttcaacatataccgatttttcggtatgcACCAAGGATTCAATGTTCCATGGTATACCTAACCTATggtatataccgaatattcggtctACCACGGCATAGGAAAATTGATActgttatcgtatcgaaagatTTCTGTACATACTGAAAGATTTCAGTACAATATCATACTGTACCGAAAATAGTGGTCTACCGAAAAATCGGCATTTTTGGTATGTTttggtacggtaagtgcggtatttcggtattttttcccaTCCCTATATGGGATACTTACGTGAGAGAGATGAGACAAAGACCAACAATGGATGCACAACCCTTCATTCGAGAGAGCGTGCACACGAAGAGAGACTGGATATCTTTTGTACTCAAATGGAGAGGTCTGAAGGGTAGCGGCAGCCGCCGAAAGAGATTTAATTACTGGTACAATACCTAAGATTAAACTAACAGTCATACAAATTTTATACTTTTTATTAAGGTTGTGGACACGCACAAAGCTCAACATTGCTATCAAATCTATAtagataataaataaatataaccTAAGATTAAACTAACAGTCATACAAATTTTATACTTTTTATTAAAGTTGTGGACACGCACAAAGCTCAACATTGCTATCAAATCTATAtagataataaataaatatagacAACTCAAAAaattagataatgataataaaataaaataccaagTATATATAAACACTTTTATGCAATATTAGTCGTGCTCTAATCTACAAGCATAGCTGAGAGTTCGTGTATGTAAAAAGAACTAATCAAAATTGTCACTATAAAAGCAAGCTTTATTGTACCTAAAGCAACTATTCGACACATTATCATTATTTGATTATAAGGTAATCGgttgattgtgattgtgattgcgAAACTCTTATGCAATAAAAAGTTgtagaaataaaaattaattatcataGAAATTTGTATACAATAGAAAAGCTACATAAACAAAAATCAATTAGAAGATGCGTTGACCTTAGAGAGATGAGACAAAGCACGACAGTAGAGCAGCAGCACGACAACTTACAACAAAGATAGAGCACatatgaagagagagagattgggATTATACAATATCCTGCATCTAAACCCACCGAGCGACACAATACTGTCGATCGATCATATAAATGTATTCTCAAATgttctatataaaaaaaaaattctcataTTTCGAGAACAACCACAAGTCTAGGTAGCTTAAAAGGGCATTTTTTACTAATCCAACAATGAAACTTGGATATTATAAAGGGTTTATATATTACAAACTGTTAAGAACAGGTGATCACAAAATAGTAGACCACTCAATAAGCCCATAGTACTATTGAGCAAGCAAAACCTTAAAAGTTGTTCAATCTTATTGTTCATATCATGAATTATTCAATTCTTCAAACTATTTACATAAGGACAAGGACTTCTAGTATTgacaatacaaaataaaaattagcaAAAGTCAAAGTCCATAATTACCATATACTGTGAAATTTGAGAGTCCAAATTCAAACTTGTTGCTGAGGGTGATGTGAATGCTCTTCAATTCAATCCAAAAGAGTCTACTGCATGCAGTCGTTCACTATAGCTACCTTCAAATAATTTGATTCAAATAATATGGTGTAAATCATATGCAAATTAAAAACAATTGTGGAAGGAAATATGTAATATACCTTCAAATAATTTGTTTCAGTTAAAGGATGCGCCGCCTCTATGAACCTGGAataatttagtttaatttagttGGTAAGCTTGAAATATTAGGGAATTTGGTTGTTTTATTCATTAGTTTGTTAGACATATTAGAACACGTATAGttgataatttaaatatattatatttattactccctccgtccaccatttaaagagtcattttgactcggcacgagttttaagaaattgtttgactttgtgaagttAGTAAAGAcagaaagtgagtggaatgtgataCTCAtttagggggtgttcggtttgcaagattgtatccgggattaaatttttagtgtgtttggttcatgagattcaaccccacaactcaatcctagatgaataatcataggataattagtcatagctaactcctatgactaaaataatctcacaactcaatacTAGcttgtatcttggtattattttatcttggaaaccgaacaccaccttaaagtattagttttatattgaattgtgagtgtaaaaagtttgtggaatgtggggtctgcATACTAAAAGTGAGATAAGGTAAATGGTTTTATAATTcgtggacaaactaaaatgacaaaagagttctttaaatcgtggacggagggagtatcatataAAAACTAATCCAGTTTTACATTTTAGGGATAAACATGTTCCGATCCATCGTGTAAATACATATTCATTTGATATTATACAAACTcacatatatttatacatattatTAGGGAGATGATCAATGTTTAACTAGTGTTAAGGATATAACTggagaacaaatctcagtcactcattatcttaatctaatgagtaaattaaatattcattttttattaataaaaattgcataggGGTATTTTGGGAAATCAACTATGTTCCATATTCTGATATACACACCACATTTATGCATACTCTCTCTCTTTCCGAAGGAGGTGGACGAGCACGAATCAACCTCCTCTTCGGCAACGCCCTCCTCCACTAGTTGCCTCTCGTAGCTGCCTCCCCAGGTCATCTCTGTGACCCACCGGCTGCGCCCTCATCTCTTCCTGCTCCCCTTCAACCTCCTACCGCTTCGTCTTTATCTCTGGCGTGACGTAGTAGGTATTAGAATGATGATCTCTACATCATGCAACTCACTCATATACGAGCTCAGCTTATGGAAGAGTGCTAAGAGGAAGTGCCAGCTGTGTAGAGTTCATGTAATACCCGCTTCTTTTATTATCCTTTTGTCGTTGAAGTGTAATGTCGAACTAGATAATTTTTCCCTCTCTTGATTAGTGTTTCGAATGGAATTCGTTACTTCCCTTTGTTGATACTAATGTCGATAGTTCAAGAAAACACAAATTTAGTAAGAATCGAACAAACTAGAACAACATTACACATTTACAAAATATAGCACGTCATGAATAAGGACCTTATTCCCGAACCAAAGTATTCACTTACACCACGATCAATACATTCAATTACATGTCTAAGTTCATGTGGACTTAAAttgaagaagagaaaagaatatTGAATGCTTGTGCAAATATTCATGAAtgagcaaaagaaaaaaaaaaagagaaactaAAATCTCTTATTTTGCTACACTTTGGGCCTCTTCCTTTCGAGCCCAAACCGATCAGCCACAGCGAGCCCGAGGGCCCGGGGCAGCAAGCCCGTCGCGAGCAGCAGCTTGGCAGCCATGTTCTCTCCCAACCGCTAAACACCAAACTACATTAAGTATAAAGTGCTATAAAATCATGAAAAGGAAGATATGCATATGGAAACAAAGTGAAAATCAGCTCTTTTAATACCCATGAGGTGTTCTCACAACCAACAAAAATGTCCCTGCAAGAGGATCAAGAGTTGAAGATTTGCAGTTATCAAATCACCTATATAAGCACCTCAACACCACCTTGAACACCCTCCCACCACCTCAAAAAAAATCAGCATACTTCTATTCTTTGAGAAGCCGAGAACTAGGCAGCAAAGGGGGAGCTCTTTCACACCTTTTCATAACTCCCCAACAGGTAACTCTTGTTCCATCAAGTCTAGATGTTTTCTTTCATGTCATCATGTAGAAGTAATAGAACTAGAACCACAAGCTACTACCTTTACACCGAAAATCAGTAGCAAATAAGTATGCACATCAGGGGAAACTTCATGTCTATGCAAGCCCTCCAGTTTGTGTAAGACGAACCCTACAGCCATCTTGTAAACCATAACTCTAAACCTAACTTCTAATGCAAATCTATCTCATGCTCAAACCCCTAAAAATCTAAGAATATCAATCAAAGTGGGATAAAACGGAATTCTTATCGTTGAGACCGAGGGGTTGCCTAGGAGACCACCGGCGATGGCGAGGCCACGAGGGCAGCCGCGGGGACTCCACGGGGCAGCAGGTACCCGGCTGAACAGCTCCAGCAGCGGCTGTCCGCCTGTGCAACTGGCAGCAACGAGCAGTGAGGCGGTAGCTGCAGCGGCAGGGGAAGAGGCCGAGAAGGGGCTGCTCAAACCCGAACCCGACAGACGGGGCAACACCGGGCAGCAGCAGCTCGGTCAGGAGCTTCCGCCGTGTCTGGCAGCGGCGGCAGTGAGCGTTTCGCCGGAGGAGGCAGGCGGTGAGAGGGGAAGCAATTGgcggcgagagagagagagagcgagccGGTGGCGAGAGCGGGCGACGAGCGGGGACAGCAGCAGCGTCGACCCTGGTACCGGCGGCGCTCCGGCGACCCTGTGGCGGCGATTTGCCGAGAAGAAAGGGCAGAGAAGAGTTAGACCACCCCATTGGTGACTTTGTGATGGGAGCAAGCATATAAGACAAActagagagaaataaaaataaaacaaaaatgaaataacCCAATCCAACCCTCATTTTGTGGTCTTGTCAGCCGGCCCAACTTAAAGTGGAGGGCAAAGGACACATGTCCATTTTCTATTGGGTCAATGCATTattgtttttgcttttttttatttactactccctctgtcccattagaaatgaaacgttttcctttttggtctgtcccattaaaaatgaaacgtttctaaaaatagaaacaatactctctctacttttttttctctcttactttactctctcttcattaactcacaaaacaacactacataaaatcctgtgccgaaaagcaaatgttgcatatttaatgggacggatggagtattaattattgatttatactactttatttaattatgtacatGTTTGAGAATTGTATACTATAAAtatgaaatgtaaatattttagataatcaaattttgaatattttgaacattgtgaatttatgatatttttattacttttagttattaatttaatttatttaattattattattattattatctttatATATCATTTCAAAACTCATGTCAattattcttccaaacattcatGTGAGCCCCTCTTCTGAACAATTCACGTGAACTAgttcattttatttatgattaattattattttttattatttctttattttttgctACTTTTTGATTGTGcttcattttttctatatatatcccaCTAAGCATGCAAAACTCTTCACAAACAAACTAACTTTCTTTTCATTCTTGTTGTGATAAATTTGGTTTCATGGATCAAAATTATCCACACTATCGTCCTTGTTTCCTAAACcatcaaaatttccaaaattatcaACAATTATCAGATTATCCAAACTCTCAATTTTCTGCAAATCCAGAGTATTCACAAAACCTTGAATTTTCTCCAAATCTAAGCCAAATTCCTACATCTATTGAAATTCTCACGTCTGGAAATATCACCCGCAATTTGTTCGGAGATGTCCAACAAGCGAACAAAAATCAGAGAAGCTCAAAAAATGTAAGTTGGGGTGTGAAAGAAGATATAGCACTTATGTCTTCTTGGGTCTACGCAAGCGAAGATAGTGTGCGTGGTAAAAATCAGAAGGGAGATACCTTATGGCTAAATGTCCATAAATTGTAACATGAATGCCAAGCACAAAATCCAGATGAAATTAACAAAAGAAATATGGACTCTTTGAAGGGTCGATGGAAACGACTTAACGGAAACGACAACAAATGGGTGGCTGCTTGCAGAGCTGCCAACGCCCGAAAGAGGAGTGGAATGAGCGACCACGATGTTGAGAATGAAGCTCATAGCATCTACAAAGGCGAAGGAGGCAACGGCTTTCAAGATTTGATAGTGTTTAATGAAGTTATGAGTAAACATGAGAAGTGGAGTGTTCATGATGCAACACAGGTATTTCCTGACAATGAAAATTTTGCTAATGAACAGGATGGTAGCAACTCAAAGAGGACAACGACTTCTGAATCCAGCGAGTATACTATCCCTTCAAATCTGGAAACTCCCACATCTGGACATTCAACTAGTTCCCGGCCTGTAGGCAGAGACAaggaaaaaaggaaaggaaaaggcAAGGTAACACAATCTGATTCTATTAATGCACAATGCGCTACAGATCTTCATGCACTTAGGCTAGCTAAAGATAACGAAAACGAAATAGCAAGGGCTCGACTGCAGCTAGAACGTG is a window of Salvia splendens isolate huo1 chromosome 3, SspV2, whole genome shotgun sequence DNA encoding:
- the LOC121796839 gene encoding uncharacterized protein LOC121796839 encodes the protein MDSLKGRWKRLNGNDNKWVAACRAANARKRSGMSDHDVENEAHSIYKGEGGNGFQDLIVFNEVMSKHEKWSVHDATQVFPDNENFANEQDGSNSKRTTTSESSEYTIPSNLETPTSGHSTSSRPVGRDKEKRKGKGKVTQSDSINAQCATDLHALRLAKDNENEIARARLQLEREKLDKPSMKMYQKMLLKLLEKEHLSPEDQDMKRILTEIVFGK